A window from Planococcus maritimus encodes these proteins:
- the hepT gene encoding type VII toxin-antitoxin system HepT family RNase toxin — MYFIDRGNIKQAITYMDALIALYEENGSWETLKDQLALERLALGAIEAVIDVGNSMIDGFIMRDPGSYEDIIDILVDEKVITEEMDQPLKELVGLRKMLVREFIAVDHAEIKRVLDAHLDSLKQFGPKVAHYLEHELGPVSAFIPENENGKN, encoded by the coding sequence ATGTACTTTATCGACCGTGGAAACATCAAGCAAGCCATCACCTATATGGATGCACTCATCGCATTATATGAAGAGAACGGCAGCTGGGAAACTTTAAAAGACCAATTGGCTTTGGAGCGTCTCGCACTCGGGGCGATTGAAGCGGTGATCGACGTCGGAAATTCCATGATCGATGGTTTTATTATGCGCGATCCGGGTAGTTACGAAGATATCATCGATATACTCGTGGATGAAAAAGTGATCACTGAAGAAATGGACCAACCGTTAAAAGAGCTTGTTGGACTGCGCAAGATGCTGGTGCGTGAATTCATTGCGGTCGACCATGCCGAAATCAAGCGGGTGCTGGATGCCCACCTGGACAGCCTGAAGCAATTCGGCCCTAAAGTGGCCCATTATCTTGAGCATGAACTCGGCCCAGTTTCTGCGTTTATCCCGGAGAACGAAAATGGAAAAAATTAA
- a CDS encoding TIGR01457 family HAD-type hydrolase, with the protein MEKIKRYKAYCLDLDGTVYRGEAPVQEAAQFVSRLQEDGIEAFYVTNNASKTQDQLYEKLKRVGVQADKSRIMSSAVAAAKYIKRWYPGRTVYLIGSDGLKEALDAEGIERVEQQADIVLMGLDLQISYDKLSRACLEVQKGAVFLSTNKDLAFPSEQGFLPGNGSFTAVVSKATDIDPVYIGKPEIHMLEAIQQEWGFEKEDMVMIGDNYDTDIQAGIRFGIDTVHVNTGVTSMDAVMQKDHPPTHLLENLGFWKH; encoded by the coding sequence ATGGAAAAAATTAAACGCTACAAAGCTTATTGTTTGGATTTGGACGGCACTGTGTACCGGGGCGAGGCACCGGTACAAGAAGCTGCCCAATTCGTCAGCCGCTTGCAAGAAGACGGCATTGAAGCTTTTTATGTGACGAACAACGCTTCTAAAACACAGGACCAATTATACGAAAAACTGAAACGAGTTGGGGTCCAGGCCGATAAATCGCGTATTATGTCTTCAGCGGTAGCGGCAGCGAAATACATCAAGCGCTGGTATCCTGGACGCACAGTTTACTTGATCGGTTCAGATGGCTTGAAAGAGGCACTTGATGCAGAAGGAATTGAGCGCGTCGAACAGCAGGCGGATATCGTTTTGATGGGCCTTGATCTGCAGATTTCGTATGACAAGCTATCCCGTGCTTGTCTTGAAGTGCAAAAGGGAGCTGTCTTCTTGTCGACCAATAAGGATTTGGCATTCCCTTCAGAACAAGGGTTTCTGCCAGGCAACGGATCTTTTACGGCCGTGGTATCAAAAGCGACAGATATTGACCCAGTATATATCGGCAAGCCAGAAATCCATATGCTCGAAGCGATTCAGCAGGAATGGGGATTTGAAAAAGAAGACATGGTGATGATCGGGGATAATTACGATACGGATATACAAGCCGGTATCCGTTTTGGTATCGATACGGTCCATGTCAACACGGGCGTGACCTCGATGGATGCCGTGATGCAAAAAGATCATCCTCCGACACATCTGCTTGAAAATCTTGGTTTTTGGAAACATTAA
- a CDS encoding YuzB family protein, producing the protein MNPIIEFCMSNLANGSEESFAKLEQDPNLDVLEYGCLSYCSQCAESLFALVNGEIVEADTPEELTQKIYTFIEENPLF; encoded by the coding sequence ATGAATCCGATTATTGAATTTTGCATGAGCAATCTTGCCAATGGTTCAGAAGAGTCTTTTGCAAAATTAGAGCAAGACCCGAATCTGGATGTACTCGAATATGGTTGTTTAAGCTATTGTAGCCAATGCGCTGAATCCTTATTTGCACTCGTTAATGGTGAAATTGTGGAAGCGGACACCCCTGAAGAGCTAACCCAGAAAATATATACATTCATAGAGGAAAATCCTTTGTTTTAA
- a CDS encoding NAD(P)/FAD-dependent oxidoreductase, with the protein MKKLVLLGGGYGNMRVLLRLLPNNFPQDMEIILIDRTPFHSMKTEFYALAAGTESDHEVRVPFPEHERLKIVNGEIREIGLEEKCIFLEDGQRIAYDDLVIGLGCIDKYHGVPGADEFTYSIQTIGNSRKTYEALLGLKSGATVGVVGAGLSGIELASELRESRKDLQIKLFDRSPRILRDFPERLSNFVKKWFDNNNVDVVSNSNITKVEPNLLHNHEETIPVDAVVWTAGIQPVKPVRDLNLDSDSSGRVVINQYHQLPNDENVYVVGDCAALPMAPSAQLAEEQAEQIVKVLRMKWKGEALPETMPEIKLKGFLGSLGKKQGFAYLADRTVTGRIARLMKSGVLWMYKWHNG; encoded by the coding sequence ATGAAGAAACTAGTCTTATTAGGCGGCGGCTATGGAAATATGAGGGTCTTGCTTCGGCTTTTGCCGAATAATTTCCCGCAAGACATGGAAATTATCCTCATCGACCGTACGCCTTTTCACAGTATGAAAACGGAATTTTACGCACTCGCGGCAGGCACCGAGTCTGACCATGAGGTACGTGTGCCGTTTCCGGAGCACGAACGCCTGAAAATCGTCAATGGGGAAATACGCGAAATCGGCCTGGAGGAAAAGTGCATCTTCTTGGAAGATGGCCAGCGCATCGCATACGATGACTTGGTCATTGGGCTTGGCTGCATCGATAAATATCATGGCGTGCCGGGGGCGGATGAGTTCACCTACAGCATCCAGACCATCGGTAATTCCCGGAAAACCTACGAAGCCTTACTTGGTTTAAAATCAGGAGCTACTGTTGGTGTCGTCGGTGCAGGGCTTAGTGGCATCGAGCTTGCGAGCGAATTACGCGAAAGCCGGAAAGATCTGCAGATCAAGCTGTTTGACCGCAGTCCGCGGATTTTGCGCGACTTCCCGGAACGGCTCAGCAATTTTGTGAAAAAGTGGTTCGATAACAATAACGTCGATGTCGTCTCTAATTCAAACATCACAAAAGTAGAGCCGAACTTGCTCCACAACCATGAAGAAACGATTCCCGTAGATGCTGTCGTCTGGACAGCCGGGATTCAGCCGGTTAAACCAGTGCGCGATTTGAATTTGGATAGCGACAGCAGCGGGCGCGTCGTCATCAACCAATACCACCAATTGCCAAACGACGAGAATGTTTATGTTGTTGGGGATTGTGCGGCACTTCCAATGGCGCCTTCTGCACAATTAGCTGAAGAACAAGCGGAACAGATTGTCAAAGTGCTGCGCATGAAGTGGAAAGGCGAAGCATTGCCTGAAACGATGCCAGAGATTAAGCTGAAAGGTTTCCTTGGTTCCCTTGGGAAAAAACAAGGCTTTGCTTACCTCGCAGACCGCACCGTCACGGGTCGAATTGCGCGTCTGATGAAGTCGGGCGTCTTGTGGATGTATAAATGGCATAACGGATAA
- a CDS encoding YuzD family protein, protein MTKKPNIEVYGTDQICASCVNAPSSKDTYEWLEAAISRKYKDQPFSISYIDIEKPLQDAKQQDYAERILEDEFFYPLVLVEGEVVGEGYIQLKPVYRELEKHGFTASE, encoded by the coding sequence ATGACAAAAAAACCGAACATCGAAGTTTACGGAACCGACCAGATCTGCGCCAGCTGTGTAAATGCCCCGTCGTCTAAAGATACCTACGAATGGCTCGAGGCGGCCATCTCACGAAAATACAAAGACCAGCCATTTTCAATAAGCTATATCGATATTGAGAAACCGCTGCAAGATGCCAAGCAACAAGACTATGCGGAGCGCATCTTAGAAGATGAATTTTTCTACCCGCTCGTGCTGGTCGAAGGTGAAGTGGTCGGTGAAGGCTATATTCAATTGAAACCCGTCTACCGGGAGCTCGAGAAACACGGCTTTACCGCTTCTGAGTAA
- a CDS encoding NifU family protein, whose protein sequence is MTEAMMEDQVMEVLDKLRPFLLRDGGDCELVDVEDGIVKLRLLGACGSCPSSTITLKAGIERALVEEVPGVVEVEQVF, encoded by the coding sequence ATGACTGAAGCTATGATGGAAGATCAAGTAATGGAAGTCTTAGATAAATTACGGCCATTCCTTTTGCGCGACGGGGGAGACTGTGAATTGGTAGATGTAGAGGACGGCATTGTGAAATTGCGCCTACTCGGAGCTTGTGGCAGCTGCCCAAGTTCGACGATCACATTGAAAGCGGGCATCGAACGCGCGCTCGTTGAAGAAGTTCCTGGCGTTGTTGAAGTGGAACAAGTCTTTTAA